ATGGATTGTCTAGTTGTAAAGGCGAAGGCTGCGTTTGCTGCTTCCTTGGAGTCTTCGAAGGAGTAGAGGACTTGCTACTTTGTCTGCTAAGTTTTGGAGATTTTGAAGGTGGATCCTGAAATGCAAAATATTCAAACATCAGTCTAGTTTAAtcgaataattaaaaaatattgaccAAGAAGATGGCTTATTTACCCTAAATTGATCAGGTGGCGGTGGAGCATCTCTGAACTGCTGAGGCGGAGGCAAATGTTCGTAATCATTGTCAGTCATGAAATTAGACAAATTCACCTCGGACTTGGCTTTATTTGAGTACTTCTGTATAGCAGACACCGGGCCACCAGCAACTTTTTTGCCATTATGAGATTTACAAGAGCGATCTACTGTTAAACTTCGAAGTTCTGCTGCTATTAATTTCTCCGTATATTCTATTCTTTcccttaatttgtttttatctaATGTGCTTGACTTTCCTGATTGCAattgctgctgctgctgttgttGCAGTTGTTGTTTTTGCTGCTGCAATTGCTGGTGTTTACTTTGTATCTCTTTGCGTATATAAGGATGCAAATTGTCGCTTACGGTCTGAGATTTCTTCACAGAGCCTTCATTTGAAGTTTTGATGTTAGTACTGTAAGATTTTCCCTGCCCAGCGCTAAACGAGTTATGCCTCTGATTGACTTTTGCTGAACTTGTATCAGAGAATTGCTTGAAGCAACTCGCTGAACATGTGTCCGAATTACAACCAGCGTCTATTCCATTGCTGTGCATTAATTTGTTATATTCACATTGGCTATCTGTACAAATGGAATCGCTACATATTGTACATTCTTCACAAACTTCTTTATCACAGCATTCTATTTTTTCGTTGGAATTATTCTGAGATACTTTTACGGCTAGTTTCATAAGGCGTTCTCGTAACTGTTCACCGTTAAGTACAGTTCTCTTGAAGTCACTTATTGACTCACCTTCAGCTTTTCGCGGTTTGATCACTTCGCCTTCATATTTTGGACAAGGAATTTTAGGAGCGGCGGTTGTAGTAGGTGGAAtgaatttttcatttaattgacAACTGGCATTATCAGGCGACGATGGCCCCGAGCTTCGCGCACTAGAAACCCATCCACTTTGTTCACTCAAACTTGAAGTGGAACAACTTCTACTTCTTTTTTCCTCTTTATTCAAGAAATTTTCTGGCGGTGATATTTTGAAATCTTTATCTCCTATATCTAACGGTGGCGATTCAAACGCTGGAGGTGGTGCTAAATTGGGTAGTGATTCAGATCCAAAGTTGTTGTTTATATTAGGTTCATCTAGTACTGATGCTGCACTTCGACAATGGCGAAGTAATTCAGGACCATGATCAAGGCTATAGGGCACACTTGCAGATGACTCCAACCTCCTTAATTCAAATGGTATACTTTCATTACTAGATGAGGAGGCTGCCTCAGACATTAGCTGTGTCATTTTCTCTGAGGGCTTGTGTTTCGAGCGTTTTTCTGGTTTTCCACTTGATCTACCACTTTTTGGCGTCGCTACACCCGATTTTGGAGTAGCTCTACCAGATTTGGGGGTAGCCAGGCCAGACCTAGGCGTAACCCCACCAGATTTGGGCGTAGCTTTGCCAGATTTTGGAGTACCTCTACCAGATTTGGGTGTGCTTCTTTCAGACTTTGATGTTTGACGATCTGATTTGCTATCTCTTGATCTAATAGAATGATGGCTACTTAGTGAGTCTCTACTTGAGTTCACTTTTGAATGTTCTTTTCCactgttatttaattttgattcttTAGACCGACTCTTTTTATGCCTTACTGATGGCAATGTTGAATGCGGAGTAGACGGTGGGGTTTTCGAATACGTAGATTTAGACGTACAATCACTGCTTCTGTCTAATGTCATCACAAATCCACTGTCATCACTGCTTTTACTGGATTTTTTCTGATAGTTTTGTATTAAACTGCCTGTATTGAAGTCGTAACTCCAATCTCCCTTTTGAAGGTAGTAGTTTAGTTCATGCCTCAGTTGATTTCGAGCTGCCTCAATATCTATCTGAGGATTTTCTGCATTTTGGTGGAACACGTGAGTAGAGTTTGACCTATGAACGTGCTTATTAGAAACTAAGTTACTTTGATCAGTCGCTTGAGTTTTCCCACTAACCGGTGGGTAAGAATTACGTGGAGGCAACATAGGACGGGGTAAATTTACACTATAGCCTCTTTGAAATTCTAACGGATTACGAATAACATTATTCGCTGGCAGAGTACCCTGATTACCGAAAGTATAACCGTACACTTGGTTAGGATTCGATTTCGACACGCCATCATACTTATATCCCACGTTGTGGAATACTTCATTGTTCATTCCTTGACAAGGATTCTTGTATTTTTCTCTAAATTCACTAATATTTCTTCTGTAGTCATCACCCTTTGGGCACCTAGTGGTAGTATTTGTTGGGTATGCCGTAGTAGTCACACTTCGCGGAAGAGTTGTGGGCTTCATTTGTTGTGGTGGATGGTAAGATTTGGGATAATTAACTGAAGAATTTGAACCATTTTTCACAGTTTTAGCAAGCGTTTGTGGGTTGCTCAGTGGCGTCATTTGTGCGACTCTTAACTGATCCAACGATTTACTATGTCTAGCAGGCAGTGTGCTAACTCCACTTGTTATTTCACGTTTTGGTCGAAACTCATTCGGATCAGTTAAGTCTCTCCCAGAATGTGAAATATTGGCAGAACCTTTAGCTGTATTCATATCTAATAATGTTGATGCTGAATACCTAGATAGTTGTTGTCCCTGTTGTATGGGACAAGATGCAAATGCATTATTTGGAGGTAACTGTATTTCactaatttgattattttgcaCTATGTATCGATTCCTTCCAGTCAATTCCAATTGTTTATTGTGAGCTTTAGCCATTTCAACTACATTTTGTTTGACAAGTGCTCGCTTTGGGGAACCTCGAGCAGATTTTTGTGGGGCTAGAGTCAGCGTAGCTTGTACTACACTTTCGCCAGATTTGGGGGCATTAAATTGTGGTTCTAGAACATCCATTATTGTTTTCGGGAGGGTGAGGGTAACTCTTGAAGCTTCTGATGAAGGTCTCCTTGAATCCAAGATTGGACTCACATTGCTGCAGCCACACGATTCCATAGAATCGATGCATAAAAACGGATCTGAAAAAGGTACAGAGAAATAGTTACATTAGGTAGTTCGAAGAATGTATAGAGTGAAGTCTTAACATCAAAGTAGAAAGAAAACTTACCACTACCAGCTTTACTAGCACTAGAATTTAAAAAGGAACGACGTCTTGCGAACTCCGCTGTATCTTGATATctgaaaacaataaagttttgatTTCAGTGCTGAGTTTAGGAAAGTACTACTCATATTgtgattatgattatgacacATGGTTTCAGTATTTATTAGAAGAACATAGCAAGTGTTTTCGATTATTCAAACCAATGAAAAAAGATTTCGTTTTTCTGAGAACCTAAAGAGCCATCATTTCTTCTTCTCGCAACTGCAACTGTCTCCGAAAGTAGCGTGTACATGCAATCACAGGTcgtactatcggccacagtgttaactacccatttccgtttttgctctcgcttttatcaaatggtgattcttagtaacagaacgagatgacatgagcGGAAATGGGTAGTTAATACTGTGGCTGATAGTAGGTATTTATGGACGTAAATTCTAGACTGGCAATTGCTGATATAGCAACAGATCATAAGGCACATAGTATGTTCTTTTTGTTAGATCTCACCTATCCTCAAAGATGATAGGCATGATATGCGGGTCCCCGTCCAGGGCAATACAGTGCACCGGCAGAGGAGGCAGGAGGGCCAGGTAGCGGGACCTCCTCGCCGCCTCCCCGACGCTCTGGTACGACTGGTAGTTGCTGTCGTAGCAGCCGGCGAGCGAGTGCCTGGGATTGTCCAGCACGAAGAAGCATTCGGAGAAACGCTTGATGCTGGAATTAAAAATAGTTTGGTGTTAGTGCGATCTTGTTTTTCCTTGATGTTTTATGCTAGtgcactttaatttattttgagacATAATTTAGAGCTAAAGACCCGTAGTTATTAATAAAGACCATAATTAGATCCAATTCCCGTAACTTTATTACTGGTTTCTAGGATCGATTCATTTCAGTTGGATTATACAAGTAGATAGTTATGTAGGCAAAGTCATCCGTGAAACTTCTGAAGCAAACAATATTTTCAAGCTGAATCCTGGCAAAAGCTGAATCATCCGATGAGGATCCGGATTTTGATTTAGATGTTCATAAAGTCTCACCATTATTATCCAGATGACAGAGTTCTGAACTTTATGAATAAAAGATATTCGTTTGTCTTACCGCAAGGCATGATGACGAACAGCAAGCGCGTGGTGGACATGCGGCCTATCGATTACGTAGTTCCGGAAAAAGCGCGCCACCGCAGCGTGACCTCGGCGCAGAGCATTCCTCTTAGTTCTGGTCCAGTGAAATATTTCGCCTTTCAAACGGTAAGACGAAGAATAAATAATGGTTTCCTTACCGCAAGGCATGATGACGAGCAGCAAGAGCATGATGCACATGGGGCCGGTCTGTCACATGGTGCAGGAAGGCGCGCCACCGCAGCGTGACCTCAGCGCAGAGCCGAGCGATATCGTGCGCTGCCCCCATAGCCCATTCCTCTTCTTCGCCTGCTTCTGACTTCTGGAAGATACAATCCTAGTAAGGGTCTCAGGTTTAAGAGAAAATGGTAACTGACTTTTACCAAGAATCAGAGTCTGCGATAAAATAGGAATAATTGCAAATATAGCCAAACGGTTTTGGTGTCGGACTGGATACCTACGAAACATGGTGTAGTGTGTAGATTATTCCAAAATTTACACAAGTTTAAAGACCTCAAGGCACAACTTCACACATCTAGATTATGGCTCTACAAGAATCTGCACCTTGAGTAAGATCAAGCGCTAGCTCATCTAtaactataaaagcgaaagacttactcactcatcacgaaatctcagaaactacaagtgctacgagtctcaaattttgcaagggagttccttttagaacgtagctgctcactaagacgggaatttgaaaaattcaacccttaagggggtaaaacgggatctactagtacgaagtcgcgggcggctgctagttcaatataaaatattaaaaagacatTTAAAACTCACCTTGCCGATGTCGCTCAACTCTTGCAGCCTCTGCGCGACCTCGCCGACGACGGAGTTATTGGTGGACTCCTCAGGGGTCAGCATTACGCCCGCAGAACCGCACACAGACAGGGCGCTCTGCAGGCCTTCCAGAGACCCCAGCAGAATGCCGCAGATTTCGGCGTGCACTTGTCTGGAAATGTTTAGAGCTAATTGAGTAAAAGAACTAACTCTCATTCGCCTTTCAAAAGCTTTATTTTTCattctagtttttttaaaatttcatttggGTTTTCAGTTACATTTTAAAAGTTAGTTTTTCGAAAGTTACGTTTTCGAAGTTAGGTTTTTAGAAGTTAGGTTTTCGAAGTTAGGTTTTTAGAAGTTAGGTTTTCGATAGTTAGGTTTttaaaagttaggttttcgaacGTTAGGTTTTCGAAAAGTTAGGTTTTTGAAGCTTTTTTTTTCGAAAGTTAAGTTTTCGAAAAATAGCTCTTAGACATTTAGGTTTTCGAAAAGTAATGTTTCCGATTAACGTTTGTTCCTTTGCTACTTGGCCCAAATTACAGTCAAACGAGTTCACGCAAATTAGTATTctagtttataaataaacctTTCCCGATTCCAACTGTTTAAGTAGTACCAATACCGTGTCTATTTCCACCACCTTACGATCAATAAAAGTGTTTGTTCTTTGAATGTAGCTATAGTTGTTGCTATTTacaaaggcgagtgagcttatATGcacgtttttcaaaagttttgatagacattacactgtCGTTATGTGCATGCATGTACACCTACACACACAAGTatagctcactcgccttcgtgagttgcaagaactataagcATAAAAAGAACTATAAgcataaaaatatacctacgtaTTATGTTGGCTTACTAACCTCGCATGCGCAATCTTGCTAGAATTACCGCCAGCACACTTCGCTGTGGCTCCGAAGAGGACGTTGTCGAAGCTCCCAGAAGTGTTGAAGTTCGAACCCGCACTCTTCATGAGCTTGCCCCACTGCTTACTGGAACGTGGGGCGCTGGGAAAAGTAGACCATAGTTTTGTTAacacgacctgtcattggcctttgatcgcaccggcgatggcgaccagtgggtctagacaaagtgcaaattataatcgcaaaccagtcgaaaagtggtcgaaaagccccttttttgtatggagttttgacggattcgattttcgattcgatcaaaaagtgcgttttgtctaggggggctgcacGCGtgggtgtggttgaagcattagtaagaatttgaaaataatacaagtcAGCTCTTTTGCCAGCAGTTTGGTCTATGGTAAAGTAGATTAATAATTGTTTTGTACTTACCAGCTTTGCACATAATGCATGATGCTTTTCCTTTATTGGcatgcataaaaataaattagattaataTTTCGATCTGTCTTTTATGATTTGTAAGTACGGTATCATAAAAACGTcgtaataaaattgttattttcgTGCACTTATGAGATTAAAATTCTCTATGAAAACTGAGGTGCCGTGATCACAAACttttatttcaggtaaaacTCATTAGTCTTACAATATtgacgcctgtattcacaaacaatgcttgcataagtgaagcagaatatcgaacgcacaacgttgaatagatcTCTGTGAGTGGTCCGTGTGTGACACTGTGAGTCCACGCAcaatgtgagacctcatagtactatttgtgaatacgggcgtggtGATTAAAAAGTGAAAGAAGTCTACTGAATCCACTCACTTGATATAGGGCTGATGCAAAGCAACCAGACTCGCGTGGATGGTGATGGAGACAGACGAGAGGTGGAAGTAGTCGAACAACACCGGCAGGTGGTAGTGCAGACCCTGGGCCGGCTGGAAGTGCAGTTTGAGCACCCGGCAGATGACCGGCGCGAGGGTGCCGGACTGCGCCCCCTCGCTGCACCATAGCTCCACGCCGAGGCTCCATTCTGCCCGTTCTAGTGACTCCTTCAAGTTTCGGCTGTCGACTGGAAGTATAAAGTTTTTATAAGACTTGGGGATTTAGAACTCCCTCGTGGTCAATTGTAAATATCTTTAATTTATAGACGCAACTGGAGTATTTGGTCTACATTCCCCTGGCCAGACTGGTTGAGGGCCTGATGGTCACATACTTCCCTCTAGTCGCCTTTTACGGTATTCAGGGGAAAAGTGCTtggtcctattctactctgccagaaccctaaaaaactgCACCCAGTAAATGGACTCGTTCCGGTACATAATCTGGAAGGCTCTAGAAGCACCCAGGCCTCCAACGTGCGACACGTTAGCGCTCGACACTGTGGCCTATTAGTGGACCGAGACTATTCACGGGTAGAGTGGATGttcctattctactctgccaaaaccctaaaaaaactgcaCGTACCCAGCAAATGCGCTCTGAAATGCACGATGTCTCTCAGCGTGACTTCCTCGTTCCGGTACATGATTTGGAAGGCCCGAGAGGCTCCCAGGCCCCCAACGAGCGACGCGTTGGCGGCAGGCCGGCCGGTGCGGGCTGCGCCGTTGCCGCTCGACACTATGGCCTCAATGTGGACTGGTACTTTCAGCGATACGCGGAGCCTCTAATGATATCCAAGGGAAGAGTGGTTGGTCCTATTCTATCACTCTCCTGGAGACTAAAAAACTGCACATACCCAACAAATGCGCTTTGAAATGCACGATGTCTCTCAGCGTGACCTCCTCGTTCTGGTACATGATTTGGAAGGCCCGAGAGGCACCCAGACCCCCGACAAGCGACACGTTGGCGCTCGACACTGTAGCTTCACAATGTGTAGGCTGACACTTTGAGCGATACGTGAATCCTCTTAAGTTGTCCAAGCTGAGAATGGTTGCTCCTATTCTACTCTGTCAGAAACTCAGAACCCTATAAAACAGCACATACCCAGCAAATGCGCTCTAAAATGCACGATGTCCCTCAGCGTGACCTCCTCGTTCCGGTACATGATTTGGAAGGCCCGAGAGGCTCCGAGGCCCCCGACGAGGGACGCGTTGGCGGCAGGCCGGCCGGTGCGGGCGGCTCCGTTGCCGCTCGATACGGTAGCCTCGATGTGGACCGGCACTTTCGGTGACACGCGGAGCCCCACGCGCACCTGGTATAACCTGGAAAAGGGAGAATTTCATAATtaagcaagtatttttataaaaaaaattcgtCATTAAGTATTTTGAAATAGGTATATGATTCAAAGAAAAATTTTAGAATTAGCCATGCCCATCAGAAATACAATCGTCAGAACAAAATATCGTAGCAAAAgccataatatttttgtaattaggCTTTCAAAAACGCTTTTACACGAAAATTCTGAAGACAATAGGGACAACATCCTGGcaccctagacaagtggcaaagaCAGTTGTATTATCGAAAGGCCTTCTACGGGCGTTTTTTTCTATGGAGTTCAGAGAGATTATTTCAGTAACTATTTTTAAACGTTAAATTCTTCATAAGCATACTACTCATCAAAAAACATTTAACTTTCGTACAATTGGGCCGTAGCCATCTTTATGCCCTCATGCAAAGAATTCACAAGTCACGTTCTCGGAATTCATATGCAAATAATTCTTCGTGAGTCGTGAGTAGGGTTACCATATTTGTTTGA
The DNA window shown above is from Ostrinia nubilalis chromosome 13, ilOstNubi1.1, whole genome shotgun sequence and carries:
- the LOC135077666 gene encoding uncharacterized protein LOC135077666, coding for MYRNEEVTLRDIVHFRAHLLVDSRNLKESLERAEWSLGVELWCSEGAQSGTLAPVICRVLKLHFQPAQGLHYHLPVLFDYFHLSSVSITIHASLVALHQPYIKKSIMHYVQSCAPRSSKQWGKLMKSAGSNFNTSGSFDNVLFGATAKCAGGNSSKIAHARQVHAEICGILLGSLEGLQSALSVCGSAGVMLTPEESTNNSVVGEVAQRLQELSDIGKKSEAGEEEEWAMGAAHDIARLCAEVTLRWRAFLHHVTDRPHVHHALAARHHALRIKRFSECFFVLDNPRHSLAGCYDSNYQSYQSVGEAARRSRYLALLPPLPVHCIALDGDPHIMPIIFEDRYQDTAEFARRRSFLNSSASKAGSDPFLCIDSMESCGCSNVSPILDSRRPSSEASRVTLTLPKTIMDVLEPQFNAPKSGESVVQATLTLAPQKSARGSPKRALVKQNVVEMAKAHNKQLELTGRNRYIVQNNQISEIQLPPNNAFASCPIQQGQQLSRYSASTLLDMNTAKGSANISHSGRDLTDPNEFRPKREITSGVSTLPARHSKSLDQLRVAQMTPLSNPQTLAKTVKNGSNSSVNYPKSYHPPQQMKPTTLPRSVTTTAYPTNTTTRCPKGDDYRRNISEFREKYKNPCQGMNNEVFHNVGYKYDGVSKSNPNQVYGYTFGNQGTLPANNVIRNPLEFQRGYSVNLPRPMLPPRNSYPPVSGKTQATDQSNLVSNKHVHRSNSTHVFHQNAENPQIDIEAARNQLRHELNYYLQKGDWSYDFNTGSLIQNYQKKSSKSSDDSGFVMTLDRSSDCTSKSTYSKTPPSTPHSTLPSVRHKKSRSKESKLNNSGKEHSKVNSSRDSLSSHHSIRSRDSKSDRQTSKSERSTPKSGRGTPKSGKATPKSGGVTPRSGLATPKSGRATPKSGVATPKSGRSSGKPEKRSKHKPSEKMTQLMSEAASSSSNESIPFELRRLESSASVPYSLDHGPELLRHCRSAASVLDEPNINNNFGSESLPNLAPPPAFESPPLDIGDKDFKISPPENFLNKEEKRSRSCSTSSLSEQSGWVSSARSSGPSSPDNASCQLNEKFIPPTTTAAPKIPCPKYEGEVIKPRKAEGESISDFKRTVLNGEQLRERLMKLAVKVSQNNSNEKIECCDKEVCEECTICSDSICTDSQCEYNKLMHSNGIDAGCNSDTCSASCFKQFSDTSSAKVNQRHNSFSAGQGKSYSTNIKTSNEGSVKKSQTVSDNLHPYIRKEIQSKHQQLQQQKQQLQQQQQQQLQSGKSSTLDKNKLRERIEYTEKLIAAELRSLTVDRSCKSHNGKKVAGGPVSAIQKYSNKAKSEVNLSNFMTDNDYEHLPPPQQFRDAPPPPDQFRDPPSKSPKLSRQSSKSSTPSKTPRKQQTQPSPLQLDNPLYHVCEGIMERRKLRSHQSVNSSSSTPAGTLNKSQSTGELASRNDNGNERESNLVSIFGLAESERLFVKCREEFRQSVKYPGAIYSDFPPVENSLPYFHISDEYRMFNTEGLHLIICVHGLDGNAADLRLVKTYLELGLPGARLDFLMSERNQGDTFSDFDTMTDRLVQEILTHIQNSSEPARISFVGHSLGTIIIRSALARQQMKPFLGKLHTFLSLSGPHLGTLYNSSGLVNAGMWFMQKWKKSGSLLQLSLRDASDPRRSFLYRLSERSQLHQFKHILLCGSGQDRYVPLHSARLELCKAAAKDTSLLGQAYREMVHNMVSPLAARASTVSVVRYDVQHALPHTASALVGRAAHIAALDSDLFIEKFLLVSALKYFR